A section of the Vanessa tameamea isolate UH-Manoa-2023 chromosome 29, ilVanTame1 primary haplotype, whole genome shotgun sequence genome encodes:
- the LOC113393707 gene encoding pantothenate kinase 3 isoform X1 produces MAERSGVITIHRMRLHRCESCLAACRPERGSPSRTLVRSNQLKKTRRSPYKAPPLIKEIKMAESGPPTPPDNNAPPMPWFGMDIGGTLTKLVYFEPRETNRRELDKETEILKNIRRYLTRNSAYGKTGRRDVHLQMDNVTIRGRRGTLHFIRFPTSEVGAFLQLARSKGMAALVNTIYATGGGAYKFEEDFIKEVNMRLSKLDELDALIAGVLFVDSMNPQECYYWAPPDQGTNSKDTPYLEPALSQYSRKPFDFSNPYPFLLVNIGSGVSMLVVNAPNDYYRVSGTSLGGGTFLGLCCLLAGCSSFEEAIALAASGDNTTVDKLVRDIYGGDYERFGLRGDLVASSFGHMCSSERRARVSREDLARATLVTITNNIGSIARLCASNERLERVVFCGNFLRVNPLSMKLLSYAMSYWSRGALKALFLEHEGYFGAVGCLLHYDSKNHKQENVSRHATPPDCRHADR; encoded by the exons ATGGCGGAAAGAAGCGGAGTGATAACAATTCATcgt ATGCGTCTGCACCGTTGTGAAAGCTGCCTCGCGGCCTGCCGGCCCGAGCGCGGCTCTCCCTCCAGGACACTCGTCAG GAGTAATCAATTGAAAAAAACGAGACGGTCGCCGTACAAAGCGCCGCCTCTTATCAAAGAAATCAAAATGGCGGAATCTGGACCGCCCACACCCCCTGACAACAATGCACCGC CGATGCCCTGGTTCGGTATGGACATCGGGGGCACACTCACGAAGCTCGTATACTTCGAGCCCCGTGAGACGAACAGGCGGGAGTTGGACAAGGAGACGGAAATATTGAAGAATATAAGGCGATACTTGACGAGGAACTCGGCGTACGGTAAAACGGGACGGCGGGACGTCCATTTACAG aTGGACAATGTAACCATACGAGGTCGACGAGGTACCCTCCACTTCATCCGGTTCCCGACGAGCGAAGTCGGGGCGTTCCTCCAGCTCGCCCGCTCCAAGGGTATGGCGGCTCTCGTCAACACTATATACGCGACTGGCGGAGGTGCTTACAAATTCGAAGAGGATTTCATTAAG GAAGTAAACATGCGTCTGTCAAAACTGGACGAACTCGACGCGCTCATAGCTGGAGTGCTGTTCGTGGACTCCATGAACCCTCAGGAGTGCTACTACTGGGCGCCGCCCGATCAGGGCACGAACAGCAAGGACACG CCGTACTTAGAACCAGCCCTGAGCCAGTACTCGAGGAAGCCCTTCGATTTCTCCAATCCCTATCCGTTTCTGTTGGTGAACATCGGCAGCGGGGTATCCATGTTGGTTGTGAACGCTCCCAACGACTACTACAGAGTTAGCGGGACCAG TCTCGGCGGTGGTACGTTCCTCGGTCTCTGCTGCTTGCTGGCCGGCTGCAGCAGTTTCGAGGAAGCGATCGCCCTGGCGGCGTCCGGTGACAACACGACGGTCGACAAACTGGTGCGCGACATATACGGGGGGGACTATGAGCGGTTCGGCCTGAGGGGTGACTTGGTAGCGAGCAG ctTCGGCCACATGTGCTCGTCGGAGCGGCGCGCGCGCGTGTCCCGCGAGGACCTGGCGCGCGCCACGCTGGTCACCATCACCAACAACATCGGCTCCATCGCGCGCCTCTGCGCCTCCAACGAGCGCCTCGAGCGG GTGGTGTTCTGTGGCAACTTCCTCAGAGTGAATCCGCTGTCTATGAAACTACTGTCCTACGCGATGTCCTACTGGTCGAGGGGTGCTCTCAAAGCGCTGTTCCTCGAACACGAAGG atatTTCGGAGCCGTCGGCTGTCTCCTGCACTATGACAGTAAAAACCATAAACAAGAGAACGTATCGCGACACGCCACCCCCCCGGACTGCAGACACGCCGACAGATGA
- the LOC113393707 gene encoding pantothenate kinase 3 isoform X2, with the protein MRLHRCESCLAACRPERGSPSRTLVRSNQLKKTRRSPYKAPPLIKEIKMAESGPPTPPDNNAPPMPWFGMDIGGTLTKLVYFEPRETNRRELDKETEILKNIRRYLTRNSAYGKTGRRDVHLQMDNVTIRGRRGTLHFIRFPTSEVGAFLQLARSKGMAALVNTIYATGGGAYKFEEDFIKEVNMRLSKLDELDALIAGVLFVDSMNPQECYYWAPPDQGTNSKDTPYLEPALSQYSRKPFDFSNPYPFLLVNIGSGVSMLVVNAPNDYYRVSGTSLGGGTFLGLCCLLAGCSSFEEAIALAASGDNTTVDKLVRDIYGGDYERFGLRGDLVASSFGHMCSSERRARVSREDLARATLVTITNNIGSIARLCASNERLERVVFCGNFLRVNPLSMKLLSYAMSYWSRGALKALFLEHEGYFGAVGCLLHYDSKNHKQENVSRHATPPDCRHADR; encoded by the exons ATGCGTCTGCACCGTTGTGAAAGCTGCCTCGCGGCCTGCCGGCCCGAGCGCGGCTCTCCCTCCAGGACACTCGTCAG GAGTAATCAATTGAAAAAAACGAGACGGTCGCCGTACAAAGCGCCGCCTCTTATCAAAGAAATCAAAATGGCGGAATCTGGACCGCCCACACCCCCTGACAACAATGCACCGC CGATGCCCTGGTTCGGTATGGACATCGGGGGCACACTCACGAAGCTCGTATACTTCGAGCCCCGTGAGACGAACAGGCGGGAGTTGGACAAGGAGACGGAAATATTGAAGAATATAAGGCGATACTTGACGAGGAACTCGGCGTACGGTAAAACGGGACGGCGGGACGTCCATTTACAG aTGGACAATGTAACCATACGAGGTCGACGAGGTACCCTCCACTTCATCCGGTTCCCGACGAGCGAAGTCGGGGCGTTCCTCCAGCTCGCCCGCTCCAAGGGTATGGCGGCTCTCGTCAACACTATATACGCGACTGGCGGAGGTGCTTACAAATTCGAAGAGGATTTCATTAAG GAAGTAAACATGCGTCTGTCAAAACTGGACGAACTCGACGCGCTCATAGCTGGAGTGCTGTTCGTGGACTCCATGAACCCTCAGGAGTGCTACTACTGGGCGCCGCCCGATCAGGGCACGAACAGCAAGGACACG CCGTACTTAGAACCAGCCCTGAGCCAGTACTCGAGGAAGCCCTTCGATTTCTCCAATCCCTATCCGTTTCTGTTGGTGAACATCGGCAGCGGGGTATCCATGTTGGTTGTGAACGCTCCCAACGACTACTACAGAGTTAGCGGGACCAG TCTCGGCGGTGGTACGTTCCTCGGTCTCTGCTGCTTGCTGGCCGGCTGCAGCAGTTTCGAGGAAGCGATCGCCCTGGCGGCGTCCGGTGACAACACGACGGTCGACAAACTGGTGCGCGACATATACGGGGGGGACTATGAGCGGTTCGGCCTGAGGGGTGACTTGGTAGCGAGCAG ctTCGGCCACATGTGCTCGTCGGAGCGGCGCGCGCGCGTGTCCCGCGAGGACCTGGCGCGCGCCACGCTGGTCACCATCACCAACAACATCGGCTCCATCGCGCGCCTCTGCGCCTCCAACGAGCGCCTCGAGCGG GTGGTGTTCTGTGGCAACTTCCTCAGAGTGAATCCGCTGTCTATGAAACTACTGTCCTACGCGATGTCCTACTGGTCGAGGGGTGCTCTCAAAGCGCTGTTCCTCGAACACGAAGG atatTTCGGAGCCGTCGGCTGTCTCCTGCACTATGACAGTAAAAACCATAAACAAGAGAACGTATCGCGACACGCCACCCCCCCGGACTGCAGACACGCCGACAGATGA